In Acidobacteriota bacterium, the genomic window GCATCCGTCGCGACGCCTTCGGCTGCACTCGTACCGGCTCCATCCGGGTTCGGCTCAGGGTCGGGAATGAACGCCGTCACTCTGCCGTCCTTGGCGCTCCCAATCCTGATGCCGCGCTTCCACCCAGCGTGTCGGTTTTTGTTCGACTCCGAGTCGGCGGCATATAGGATGTCATTGCGGATATAAATCCCGCTCAGCCTGCTGAATTGCTTCCACTCATCGAGGAACTTTCCATCCTGATCGAAGATCTGAATGCGGTTGTTATTTCGATCAGCAACAAAGAGCCGGCCACGTGAATCCATTGCAAGACTGTGAGGAGTGTCGAACTCGCCGGGCGCGGTTCCTTTCTTGCCCCAAGTCTTGATGAACTTTCCGTTCTTGTCGAACTTCACGATGCGCGCGTTCGTGTTTCCGCCGTGCCCGTCCGCAACGAAAATGTCGCCTTTGGGAGCGGTGATAACATCGGAGGGCTGATTGAAAGTGTCCGGAGCGTCCCCGGCAATTCCGAGTTTTCCAAGCGTCAGCAAGACCTTGCCCTCTGGACTGAACTTGACGACGATGTGCCCCTTGCCCGCTGCCGCTTGCTGGTTGGCAGCGCCCGGCGGAATGCCGTCGGTCACCCATACGTTTCCCTGTTTGTCGACGTGGATGCCGTGGGGGAAGACGAACATTCCCACGCCGAAGCTCTTCACAAGTTTGCCCGTCTCGTCGAACTTGAGAACCACCGGCAGGTTCGACCCGGCGCAGCTGTTCGCGCCACATCTCTCGGCGACCCATACCGACTTGCCGTCGGGGTCGATCTCTACGGCGCTCGTCGCTCCCCACGTCCTGCCTTCGGGCATCTTCGCCCAGCCTTCGATGGTTTGATACGGATTGGGCAGGTCATTGACGGGTTGCGCGTTGCTCTGGGTATATGCACTCCCGGCGGACATTGCGAGCGATGCGACGATGACTACTGCAAGTGTGAATCTCACTCGACCTGAATGCGACATGGCAGTTCCTCCCTAAGAGAACACATGGTTTTCTAGATTCTAATCTTCATTTTCCATTTGTCATTTTCTATTTTTCATTGGCTATTGCTCGAATCTTGTGCGGCCGCGATGAAATGACAAATCAAAAATGGAAAATGATAAATGATTAATGACTCCCTCTTCCCCACTTCGGATTAGTGCGACTTCGGTTTGGCGGTGGACTGTATCACCAACTCGGGGTCGTTTGCCATATCCGAACCTTCGGGCTCGCCGATCCTGGGTTCAGCGATCCGGGCCTTCCGGCGCTTGAGTAGTCCGATTAGCCATATGAAGCCCGCAAAAATCAGAATCACTATCAGCCACCGCATGGCGGTAGCAAGCAGAGCTGCGTTCATAGCCGGCCACGCGAACTGCCTCAACCGCTCGCCACGCTCGATCATCCAATGCCAGCCAGTGTGGGCTACGAGCGCCGACAGGATGATCGTCCCGATGCGTTCAGCGACAACGAATCGGAACAGAAGCTCTAGTGCCGGGATCAGTAGCGCGAGCACCAGAAGTTGTCCGAGCTCGACGCCGACGTTGAACGACAGCAACGAAGTCAGCAGGTGAGATCCCGAGAACTGTAGCATCTGCCTCAGCGCGAACGAGAAGCCGAACCCGTGAACCAGACCAAACCCGAGAGCGATCATCCACCGGCGCTGCACCTTGCTCCCGACGATGTTCTCAAGCGCCATATAGATGATTGAAACGGCGATCAGCGTTTCGATGAGCGGCGGAAACCACAGCGCGTCCGGCCCGAGGTTGTAGGCGGACGCGATCAGCGTAATCGAGTGGGCCACGGTGAACGCGGTGATGACCATGAGGAGCGGACGGAAGCGCCGGAATGGAATCACAAGGCAAAACAGGAACAGAAGATGGTCGGTTCCGTCGAGGATGTGCAAGAACCCTGCTTCGACGAATCGCAGCGCGGCCTGATGCCACCGCGGATCAAGCCTGACCAGGCCCGGATCGCCCTCGAACTCGAACGCGCGGACGGCGCCACCCGGCGGCAGAAACCTGAGGACCGTAACTACGCGAATACCCAACCCCGCGAGCGCCGGGCGAATTGAAAAGTTTGCTCGATCGGATTGAATCGGGTACTCGAACAACACGTCGAGCAGCCCCTGGTTCCAGTAGAGTTCCGTTTCGATGGGCAGGCGCGGGCTCGTTACGTGTGCCAGTGCCTCGTCGTAGGATTCGAAGAACCTCTCGGACTCAAGCGACACACGCGCGGCGACAATGCGCGGATCACCAAGACGGGTATCGCCTTCGTGCAACTCGACGTTGTCAGATATCCACAGCGTAGCCGCGTCGCGAAGCGAGGCGTCGGCTTGCGCGAGGTCGAGATAACCGGGCTCGCGTGTAGGAAAAGCGATATCGCGACAAGCCCGGAGCGGCACACGAACCAGCAGGCTGAGCCGCTGCCCTTCGGGCTTGAGAAACGCGTGAACAGTTACGTCATTCGGGATGTCGTGAGCCGAAGTGCGATATGAAAGGGCGACGGTCATCGCCGCCACAAGCAGGGCGATCACGGGGAGTCTAATGATTCTGCGACCGCTGCTCATCGCGATCTCATCTCCTGGCGATTTGACGGAGCTTCAAAGCCGATTTGGAAACTCTGGGTATCGCCGAGAAGCGCTCACCCGCGTCTTTCGATGAAGGCGCCAATCACGCGGCGCGTTGTGCGTCTTTTCGCCAGCGCATACTAATTGGAAGCGCGGCGCGTGACAAGCTAAGCGGAAGAATGTTAATTATCACGGCTGTTGTGACTTGCTTCCTAATCCAAAACGCTCACGACGATTCGCACCGAGCCGGCATTGTCATCAAAGGAACCGGGCTTCTCGTTGATGCTGAGATACAGACGGCCTTCTCCCGGACGGTCTTCATACGTATTGCCGACAAAGAACGGCTCGCCGTTAGTCCGCCCGACCAACGCTCCAAGGGGAGCATTCGTAACCAACAGTTTTGGTATTACATCTCGAAAGTCCTTGCCCTCCGGTATGAACCCTTCGCCATCACAGAAGTGTGACTCCGCGCCATCGTCGCTCCATGTTCCCGACTCATACTTGATCTGGATGGTTTTGTTCGTTACATCCAGACCGGTGTCAACCCACATTGTTCGCGCCGGGATGTCCAGCACGACCTTCTGGTGTGACCGCGACTGACTGCAAGACGATAATGCCGCGACACCAACCAAACCCAATGCAAACATCAACATCAAAACACGCAGCCCCTTTTGCGAAGTCATCCGAAACCTCCTGTGCGGGCGATTATAACTCAGCCGCAGCTTGCTGTTGTGCGACAAACTGAAGTTTGTCGGACAATCATCCTTGCGCTCTTTCCGGGAATCTGGCAAAAGCAGGGAGGCCGATCATCCTTCACGCTGTTGAATGAGGAGACTCTATGCATGCACTAAGCGCGGCGGTGGTGGTACTGCTGTTGTCTGGCTTGCTGTCCGGCGTTCCGGTGACGCAGAAGACCAGTAAGCCCTCGCCGCATCCACCAAGCTGGCTTGGTTGGGGCGGAGCGCGGCACAACTTCACAAGCGATACCAAAGGGCTCGCTAACACCTGGCCACCCGAGGGTCCAAAGCGGCTTTGGCGCCGGCCGCTTGGCGAAGGCCACTCGAGCATCATTGGTGAAGGGGGTGAAGGGGGTGAAGGGGGTGAAGGGGGCGAAGGCGGGCGGCTGTACACGATGTACCGGCCAACAACCGGTATCCGAAACACCTGGAAATCCGAGGAGGTCGTGATCGCTCTCGATGCCGCGTCGGGAAAAACAATCTGGGAGTACCGGTACCCAGCGTCGCTGGACACCATGAACTTCAGCCGGGGCGCCGGTCCACACTCGACGCCTCTGATCGCCGGCAATCGGTTGTTTGCCGCTTCGACCGACAAGCAGTTCTTCGCGCTCGACAAGCTCACCGGCAAGCTTCTGTGGTCGCATAACTTCGTCAAGGAGTACAACGCGCTGCCGAACCAGATGCGCTGGGCCGTAAAACCGGGATATTCCAC contains:
- a CDS encoding HupE/UreJ family protein, with protein sequence MSSGRRIIRLPVIALLVAAMTVALSYRTSAHDIPNDVTVHAFLKPEGQRLSLLVRVPLRACRDIAFPTREPGYLDLAQADASLRDAATLWISDNVELHEGDTRLGDPRIVAARVSLESERFFESYDEALAHVTSPRLPIETELYWNQGLLDVLFEYPIQSDRANFSIRPALAGLGIRVVTVLRFLPPGGAVRAFEFEGDPGLVRLDPRWHQAALRFVEAGFLHILDGTDHLLFLFCLVIPFRRFRPLLMVITAFTVAHSITLIASAYNLGPDALWFPPLIETLIAVSIIYMALENIVGSKVQRRWMIALGFGLVHGFGFSFALRQMLQFSGSHLLTSLLSFNVGVELGQLLVLALLIPALELLFRFVVAERIGTIILSALVAHTGWHWMIERGERLRQFAWPAMNAALLATAMRWLIVILIFAGFIWLIGLLKRRKARIAEPRIGEPEGSDMANDPELVIQSTAKPKSH
- a CDS encoding peptidyl-alpha-hydroxyglycine alpha-amidating lyase family protein, with protein sequence MSHSGRVRFTLAVVIVASLAMSAGSAYTQSNAQPVNDLPNPYQTIEGWAKMPEGRTWGATSAVEIDPDGKSVWVAERCGANSCAGSNLPVVLKFDETGKLVKSFGVGMFVFPHGIHVDKQGNVWVTDGIPPGAANQQAAAGKGHIVVKFSPEGKVLLTLGKLGIAGDAPDTFNQPSDVITAPKGDIFVADGHGGNTNARIVKFDKNGKFIKTWGKKGTAPGEFDTPHSLAMDSRGRLFVADRNNNRIQIFDQDGKFLDEWKQFSRLSGIYIRNDILYAADSESNKNRHAGWKRGIRIGSAKDGRVTAFIPDPEPNPDGAGTSAAEGVATDAKGNIYGAEVGPRALKRYVKK